The nucleotide sequence CGTCCGGGCGCTGAAGGGGAGTTGGTGGGGCGTCGACGTCCCCGACGGCGTCGCGCTCGCGGTCCACGGGGGCATCGCGGCCGCCGTCGGCGCGGCCGTGGTGCTCGGCGCACCCGCCTTCGAGGCCGCACTGCTCTTCTCCTTCGTCCTGCTCGGTGCCGTCGTTCCGCTGCTCGAATCGCTGATCTTCCGTAAGTTCCGCGAGAAGGACGTCGAACTCGCCTTGATGCTCATCGTCTCGCTCGCCGTCGCCTTCGTCGTCCGGTTCGGCATCCAGACGATCTTCGGCGGCGAGATCCGGTTTTACACCGTCGAGACGACCGTCCCCTTCCTCGGCGGCCCGCTCGATTTCACCCTCGCGAAGTTCTTCGACTTCTTCCTCGTGGACGGCGGGCTCACCCTCGCGATCATGGAGAGCCGCGGCGACGCCGTCGAACCCCTGCTCGTGTTGAGCTACTCGTGGCTCGAACTGGCGGTCGTCGGCCTCGCGACGGCGGGAGTCGCCTACGCCGCCCACCGCCGGCGCCGGGGCACCGCCGGCGTCGTCGGGCCGCGCCTCGCCGCCGCGCTCTCGGGGCTCGCCGTCCTCGCCCTCGGCGGCGCGGCCCTCTGGGGCGGCGGGACCGCGGTCCCGGAGACGTCCATCGCCGCCACCCGCGTCCGCACCTCGCCCCTGCGGCTCGGCATCGTCGTCCTCGCCTTGCTCATGATGTCCGCCCTCCACTACCTCCTGCAGGCGACGACGCTCGGCAAGGCCATGCGGGCGACGAGCGACAACCGCACGCTCGCGATGGTCCGCGGGATCAACACCCGACAGGTGATGATGTCCGTCTGGATCATCTCGGGACTGTTCGCGGCCATCGGCGGGGTCATGCTCGGCTTCCTGTTCAGCTCCATCACGATCAACCTCGGGTTCAACCTCCTGCTCGCGATGTTCGCCGGCGTGATCCTCGGCGGCATCAGCGTCTACGGCGCCATCCTCGGGAGCTACGTCGTCGGCCTCGCGATGGAGGTGGGCATCTTCGCCATCCCGGGGCTCAGCGCCACCTACCGCATCCCCGTCGCGTTCGTCGTCCTGTTGCTCGTGTTGCTCGTCAAACCCGAAGGCATCGTGGGGGGGAGCTGAGATGGCGGCCTCCGACGTCGTCATCTCCTTTATGCTCCTGGTGTCCATCTACGGCATCCTCTCGCTCGGCCTGAACGTCAAGTACGGCCACACCGGCCTGCTCGATTTCGGCCACGTCGGCTTCTACCTCGTCGGCGCGTACACCGCGGCGCTGTTCGTCCTCGGACCGGACGACCCCACCGACTTCACCGCGTACGTCATCGGCCTCGGCGAGGTGCCCGTGGTCGGCACCTGGCCGGTCGCCATCGCCGCGGCGACGCTCCTGGCCGGGGTGATCGGCGGCCTGGTCGCCCTGCCGACGATCCGGCTACGCGAGGACTACCTCGCCATCACGGTGCTCGGCGTCTCGGTCATCTTCCAGCGGATCATCCAGTCCGAGACGTGGCTGGCGAACGGGCCCGACGCCCTCCGCGGCTACAGCCCGCCGCTCCAGGACCTCTTCCCGCTGGCGATGGAGACGCTGATCGGCCCCGCGATGTTCGGCCTCGTCGTCGCCATCGTCTGGGGAGTCGCCACGGGCGCGCTCGGGCGCCTCCGCGAGACGGACTCGCGGCTCCCCCTCGACGGCGTCTACGCCGTGACGACGTTCGGACTGACGCGGCTCCGCCGCCGGACCGACGCGCTCGGCTCGGCCACGACGGTCAGCGCCACGGCCGGTGCCGTCGCGGGCCTGCTCACGTTCGCCCTGCTGGTGGCGGTCGACCCGCTCTTGAGCCTCGGGGCGGTCGTCTCGCTGTACACGTGGTTCGTGGCGCTGGTGGCCGTTTCCCACTACTACGGCGACCTGGCCCGCCGCGAGTGGGCGGTCGGTATCGCGCTCGGGACCGGCCTGCTGGTCGCGCTCCTCCCGCTCCCCATCGTCGACGCCGTCGGGCTCAAGAGTGCCCTGACGCTCGCCTTACTCGGCGCGCTCGTGGCCGCGTACTACCTCGGCGTGACCCGGGTCGACTGGCTCGCCGACGTGAAACTGACCGTCGTCGGCGTCGGGTCGCTCTGGTTCGTCTCGCTGTGGTACTTCCTGCTGCCGATCCTGGGCCCGCTCGGCGACGGCGACGTCGGCGGCGCCCTCAACACGCTGGTCCAAAACGTCGTCTGGCTCCTCGGCTTCGGCGGCGACACGGGTATCGGCTACGCGGTGGTCTTCGTCGGCGAGCTGACCGTCAACGTCGACTACGCGCGCTTCCAACTCGCCGCGTTCGTCCTCTTTCTCGCCGGCCTGTACTACGTCCTGGAACTCGCCGTCAGGTCGCCGTTCGGCCGCGTCCTGCGGGCGGTCCGCAACGACGAGACGGTCGTGAAGTCCCTCGGCAAGGACCCGTTCGTCTACAAGGTCCAGACGATGGTCCTGGGGTCGGCGCTCGGCGGGTTCGCGGGCGCCCTCTGGGCCATGTACGCCCAGGGGCTGACCTTCACCACCTTCGCGCCCCGGATCACGTTCATCACCCTGCTGATCATGTTCCTGGGCGGCGCCGGCAACAACAAGGGGATGATCCTCGGGGCGGCCATCTTCTGGGCGTTCCAGCAGGCGACGACACAGCTCGCCTCCTTCTTCCCGCCCGCCGTCCGCGTCAACATCCAGGCGTTCCGGCTGGTGGTCGTCGGCGTCCTCTTCCTGCTCGTCCTCTACTACGTTCCGGAGGGTCTGCTCGGGCGCGAGGAGGGGACCACCTCGGAGGTGGACGGATGAGCGACGCCATCGTCGAGGTCGAGGACCTGCGCAAGACCTTCGGCGGCATCGTCGCCGTCGACGGCGCCACCTTCGACATCGCCGAGGGGTCGATAACGGGACTCATCGGGCCGAACGGCGCGGGCAAGACGACCACGTTCAACCTCGTCAGCGGGTTCTACGAGCCCGACGGCGGCACGGTCCGGTACGACGGCCGCGACCTGCAGACGATCATGCGCCCCCACCGGGACGAGACGGTCATCTGGGGCGGTGCCAGCGGGCTCACGATCGGCGCCCTCGGCGGCGTCGTCGGCCTCGGCCCCCTCGGGCTGAGCGCCGTCCCGGCCGCCGGGGCGACCGTCGCCGGCGCGGCGCTCGGCGCGGGTGGTTACCTCGCCAAACAGCGGGCCACCCAGCGCCGCCCCGGCCACACCAACAGCCGCCCGTACATGCTGGCCCGCGAGGGGTTGGTCCGCACCTTCCAGCTCACCCGCGAACTCGGCGAGATGACCGCACTGGAGAACCTGATGCTGGCGCCCCAGGGGCAGGCCGGCGAGAACCTCGCCAACGCCTGGTTCCGGCGCGGGGCCGTCGCCGAGGAGGAGGCGACGGTCCGGGAACGGGCCGAGGAGACGCTCGAACTGCTGGAGATCGACCACCTCCGGGACGAACCGGCGGGCAACCTCTCGGGCGGCCAGCGCAAACTGCTGGAGCTCGGGCGGGTGTTGATGCTCGAACCGCGGGTGATCCTGCTCGACGAACCCGTCGCGGGCGTCAACCCTGCACTCACCGAGAAGCTGATGGCCCGCATCGAGTCGCTCCGCGAGGACGGCTACACGTTCTGTATCGTCGAACACGACATGGAAGTGATCATGGAACTCTCCGATACGATCATCGTGATGAACGAGGGGAAGAAACTCGTCGAGGGGGAGCCCGAGGCGATCCGAAACGACGAGGCAGTCATCGACGCCTACCTCGGGGTGGGATGACGATGGCGCTGCTCGAAGCCCGCGGCGTGGTGTCGGGGTACGGCGACGCGGAGATCCTCCACGGCGTCGACCTCGACGTCGAGGACCGCGAGATCGTCACCATCATCGGGCCGAACGGCGCGGGCAAGTCGACGATGATGAAAGCCACCTACGGCCTCATCGACTGCTGGGCGGGGACGGTCACCTTCGACGGCGAGGACATCACCGACCTCCGGGCCGATCAGGTCACCGAGCGCGGCATGTGTTACGTCCCGCAGCGGGAGAACATCTTCCCGACGCTGACGGTGCGCGAGAACCTCGAGATGGGCGCGTACATCGACGACCCCGACCCCGCGGACTTCGAGGAAGTCTGGGAGCGGTTCCCGTTCCTCGAGGAGCGGGAGAACATGCGGGCGAGCGCCATGTCCGGCGGCCAACAGCAGATGCTCGCGCTCTCCTCGGCGCTGATGATCGATCCCGACCTCCTGCTCGTGGACGAACCCTCCGCCGGCCTCGCGCCGGACCTCGTCGACGACATGTTCGAGCGCCTGGTGCAGATCCGCGACGAGACCGACACGGCCATCCTGATGGTCGAACAGAACGCCCGGAAGGCGCTGGCCGTCTCGGACCGGGGGTACGTCCTCGACATGGGCGAAAACCGGTTCGAGGGATCCGGCGAGGAGCTTCTCGAAAGCGACGAGGTGGCGGACCTCTACCTCGGGGGCGCGTGACCGTTCCCGCCTACTTCGAGCAGGGACAACACGATTCCACGCGGTCCCGGACCGTCCCGGCGAGGTAGCCACCCGCCCCGCCGAAGCCCGCGCCGATACCGGCCCCGACCGGGCCGAGCGGGCTGCCCATCACCGCGCCGACGGCCGCGCCCATTGATGCACTCTTCCGTGCGCGTTTGTCGTCGTCTCGCATCGTCGGCCCTTCGACTCGACCGAGAAAAGCCTGTCCACGGGGTCGACGACGGCCGGCAAATTTCCAGCTGTGAGACCCCGAATCCCGTTTGACCGACGCGGCTGGGCTTCCAATTCTTACGAATTGATAATTGGCGCCGTGGATTCATGTATCAGGCATGTAGTCCCCGAATATGCTCATGGACCAGTATCGACGAGCGCTGTGGGGGACGATGGACGTCCTCGGGATCACCGAGTCCATCGAGCGCAAGATCGTCGCCGCGGTGACGATCCAGTTCGGTGTCGCGATCGTTCTCGCCGTCCTCCCCTTCGTCCTGTCAGGCGTCGTTCGGACGGCGCTGACGGTCGCCCTCCTCACTGGCGCCGCCGTCGCGTTCGTGAACACGCTGCTCATCGCTCGTCGCGACTTCGTCGCCCCGGTGCGGATGCTCGAGGACGCGGCGACGACGATCGCCGCCGGCGAGATCGACGACGCCACTATCGAGAGCCACGATCAGGACGACGAGATCGGGAGCCTCGTCGACGCGTTCGACGACATGCGCGCGTCGCTCGTGACGATCTCCGCGCAGGCCGACGCCCTCGCCGAGCAGGAGTTCGACGCGCCGGTCCTCGCGGAGTCGGTCCCCGGGTCGTTCGGCGACTCCCTCGACCGGATGGCGGACAACCTCCGGCGGAACACCCGCGAGCTGGAGGCCCTGACGGACCACCTCGAACGGACGGCCGACCGGTACGGAGACGTGATGGCGGAGGCCGCCGACAAGGACCTCTCGGTTCGGATCGATCCCGACGAGGAAAGCGAGGCCATGGCCGCCATCGCGCGCTCGTTCAACCGGATGCTCGACGACATCGAGGGGACCGTCGGAGAGGTGTCCGCGTTCGCCGACACCGTCTCCAAGCGGACCGTCGACACCTCGACCGAACTCGACGAAGTGGCGCGGGCGAGCGAGCGGATCAGCGACGCCACCGACGAGATCTCCGACGATGCCGAGGAACAGCGGGATCAGCTCCAGCGGATCGTCTCGGAGATGAGCGACCTCTCCGCGACGGTCGAGGAGATCGCGGCCTCCGCCGACAGCGTCGCCGAGGTGGCTACCCGCACCGCGGAGATGGGCGACGACGGACAGGAGGCGGCCGTCGAGGCCCTCGACCGGATGGACGCCATCGAGGCCCGGGCGACCGACACGATGGACCAACTCCGCGAACTCGACGACCGCATGGCGCGGATGGGCGACATCGTCGCCACCATCTCCGACATCGCCGAGCGCACGAACCTCCTCGCGCTCAACGCGTCCATCGAGGCCGCCCACTCGGGCGACGGCGCCGAGGGCTTCGCCGTCGTCGCCGACGAGGTGAAGTCGCTGGCCGAGGAGGCCCAGGCCGAGGCGACGGACGTCCAGGAGATCATCGACGGCGTCCAGACACAGACCACTGCCACCGTCGAGGGAATGCGCGAAACCACCGAGGAGGTCGCCGACGCCGTCGAAACCGTCGAGGACGCCATCGACTCGCTCGACCGCATCGCCGAACTCGCCCACGAGACCGACGAGGGTATGCGGGAGATATCGGACGCCACCGACCAGCAGGCCGCCTCGACCGAGGAGACCGTCGCCATGGTCGAACAGATCGAGACCACGAGCCAGGAGACCGCCACCGGCGCCACCGACGTCGCCGGGGCCGCCCGGGAGCAGTCCGCCTCCCTCGACGACGTCTCCGGCCGCGTCGACGACCTGGCCGACCAGGCCGACGCCCTCCGGGAACTGCTGGAGACGTTCGAACTGTCGACGGAGACAGTCGACGGAGCGACCGAGACGGCCGACGCGATGGACGACGTGGTGGTAGCGACGGACGACGTCGCACTCGACGACCCCGACGAAGCGGGCATACGGACGGACGGCGAGGCGGACGCGCGGGCGGACGGTGAGGCGGTCGACGGGGCCGACGACACGACTGACGCGGCGCTCGACGCCGGCGACGGCGACGGCGCCACACCCCCCGAGGTCGAAGCCGACGGCGGCCTCACGTCGGATCGCTGATGGAACGCCCCTCGGTCGGCGTCGCGCCCCCCTCTCCCGATAGACACACGAACGTTCGGTATAAATCCCACATCTCGGCGGATATACAAGCATATTTTGCATATGTGGTCGCTTTCTTGTACGTCGGCCGGAACCCACCGACGTAAATGGCGACATTCACGCTCACGGTCGGCGTCATGGTACTCACGCTCGCGTCTTTTCTGGTGGTCGGGGTCTACTACGGACGGCGGAACCTCGACGGCGTCGAGGACTTCCTCGCGGCCCGCGGGTCGACGGGCGTCTCGCTGGGTCTCGCGACGTTCATCGCCTACGCCGCCGGATCGGGGCTGCTGTTCAGTCCCCCCGAATCCGGCGCCCGGCTCGGTATCGCGGCGGTGATCGGCTACGGCGTCGCCATCGCGACGCCGTTCTTCCTCTATCTGACCGTCGCGCCGAAGATCCGCGAACGGATGCCGCAGGGACACACCGTCGTCGAGTACGCCCGGGCGCGCTACGGGCGGCCGATGTACTTCCTCACGCTGTTCGTCGCGCTGTTTTACATGTTCATCCTGATGACGGCGAACCTCACGGGCGTCGCGCTGGCCATCCAGGCCATCGCCGGCGTCCCGTTGCTCGTGACGCTCACCCTCGTCGGCGGCGTCGTGATGCTCTATACGGTGCAGGGTGGCCTCCTGTCCAGCATCTTCACCGACCTCGTCCAGACCCTCCTGCTCGTCCCGCTGCTCGTCGGGACGGCGGTCGTCGCCGTGTTCCAACTGGGGGGGCCGGCGGAACTCCTCACGCGGATGCAGGCGACGAACCCGACGGCCGTCAGCCTGACGAACCCCGCCGGCGTCCGGTTTGCCGTCTACATCGTCATCGCGCTCGTCGGCGCGGAGATGCTCAACCAGTCGCTCTGGCAGCGTGCCCACGCGGCCCGCGACACCCGGTCGTTGCGCCTCTCGTTGATCGGTGCGACCGTCGCCGTCGTGCCCATGACGATCCTCGCCGGCCTGTACGGCGTCATCGCCAGCGGTCTCGGGATGGATTTCGCGTCGCCGTCCGCCGCGCTGCCGACGGTCGTGCAGGCCACCTTCGGGACGGGCCTGCAGTTGGTGTTCGTCGTGCTCGTCCTGCTGGTGATCGCCAGCACGCTCGACAACGCCCTGTCGGCCATCGTGAGCATCCTCGCCGTGGACGTCGTGCCGCTGTTCGACGCCGACCGGAGCGGCCCCGAACTCCTGCGGGTCGCGCGGATCCTCACGGTCGTCATCGCCGTCGTCGGCGTCGCCATCGCCGCCACGGGGCCGAGCGTCCTCTTCCTGTTGCTCCGTGCGGACCTGCTCGCGTCCGCGACGGTCGGCCCGATCCTCATCGGCCTGTACACCTCCCGGCTCGGCGGGACGGCGGCCTTTACCGCGGCCGTCCTCGGTATCGTCGCCGGCGTCCCGTGGTTCCTCGCCACC is from Haloplanus salinarum and encodes:
- a CDS encoding branched-chain amino acid ABC transporter permease is translated as MAAETGLLNAIVTGVVTGSIVALGATGLALVYDIAEVPNFAHGDLLTLGAYAALLVNKPDTVPLFDLLATGSQQVGVAGAAVLFVLSAAGVLGTVYHLGGVRALKGSWWGVDVPDGVALAVHGGIAAAVGAAVVLGAPAFEAALLFSFVLLGAVVPLLESLIFRKFREKDVELALMLIVSLAVAFVVRFGIQTIFGGEIRFYTVETTVPFLGGPLDFTLAKFFDFFLVDGGLTLAIMESRGDAVEPLLVLSYSWLELAVVGLATAGVAYAAHRRRRGTAGVVGPRLAAALSGLAVLALGGAALWGGGTAVPETSIAATRVRTSPLRLGIVVLALLMMSALHYLLQATTLGKAMRATSDNRTLAMVRGINTRQVMMSVWIISGLFAAIGGVMLGFLFSSITINLGFNLLLAMFAGVILGGISVYGAILGSYVVGLAMEVGIFAIPGLSATYRIPVAFVVLLLVLLVKPEGIVGGS
- a CDS encoding branched-chain amino acid ABC transporter permease, which translates into the protein MAASDVVISFMLLVSIYGILSLGLNVKYGHTGLLDFGHVGFYLVGAYTAALFVLGPDDPTDFTAYVIGLGEVPVVGTWPVAIAAATLLAGVIGGLVALPTIRLREDYLAITVLGVSVIFQRIIQSETWLANGPDALRGYSPPLQDLFPLAMETLIGPAMFGLVVAIVWGVATGALGRLRETDSRLPLDGVYAVTTFGLTRLRRRTDALGSATTVSATAGAVAGLLTFALLVAVDPLLSLGAVVSLYTWFVALVAVSHYYGDLARREWAVGIALGTGLLVALLPLPIVDAVGLKSALTLALLGALVAAYYLGVTRVDWLADVKLTVVGVGSLWFVSLWYFLLPILGPLGDGDVGGALNTLVQNVVWLLGFGGDTGIGYAVVFVGELTVNVDYARFQLAAFVLFLAGLYYVLELAVRSPFGRVLRAVRNDETVVKSLGKDPFVYKVQTMVLGSALGGFAGALWAMYAQGLTFTTFAPRITFITLLIMFLGGAGNNKGMILGAAIFWAFQQATTQLASFFPPAVRVNIQAFRLVVVGVLFLLVLYYVPEGLLGREEGTTSEVDG
- a CDS encoding ABC transporter ATP-binding protein, whose protein sequence is MSDAIVEVEDLRKTFGGIVAVDGATFDIAEGSITGLIGPNGAGKTTTFNLVSGFYEPDGGTVRYDGRDLQTIMRPHRDETVIWGGASGLTIGALGGVVGLGPLGLSAVPAAGATVAGAALGAGGYLAKQRATQRRPGHTNSRPYMLAREGLVRTFQLTRELGEMTALENLMLAPQGQAGENLANAWFRRGAVAEEEATVRERAEETLELLEIDHLRDEPAGNLSGGQRKLLELGRVLMLEPRVILLDEPVAGVNPALTEKLMARIESLREDGYTFCIVEHDMEVIMELSDTIIVMNEGKKLVEGEPEAIRNDEAVIDAYLGVG
- a CDS encoding ABC transporter ATP-binding protein, whose protein sequence is MALLEARGVVSGYGDAEILHGVDLDVEDREIVTIIGPNGAGKSTMMKATYGLIDCWAGTVTFDGEDITDLRADQVTERGMCYVPQRENIFPTLTVRENLEMGAYIDDPDPADFEEVWERFPFLEERENMRASAMSGGQQQMLALSSALMIDPDLLLVDEPSAGLAPDLVDDMFERLVQIRDETDTAILMVEQNARKALAVSDRGYVLDMGENRFEGSGEELLESDEVADLYLGGA
- a CDS encoding methyl-accepting chemotaxis protein — protein: MLMDQYRRALWGTMDVLGITESIERKIVAAVTIQFGVAIVLAVLPFVLSGVVRTALTVALLTGAAVAFVNTLLIARRDFVAPVRMLEDAATTIAAGEIDDATIESHDQDDEIGSLVDAFDDMRASLVTISAQADALAEQEFDAPVLAESVPGSFGDSLDRMADNLRRNTRELEALTDHLERTADRYGDVMAEAADKDLSVRIDPDEESEAMAAIARSFNRMLDDIEGTVGEVSAFADTVSKRTVDTSTELDEVARASERISDATDEISDDAEEQRDQLQRIVSEMSDLSATVEEIAASADSVAEVATRTAEMGDDGQEAAVEALDRMDAIEARATDTMDQLRELDDRMARMGDIVATISDIAERTNLLALNASIEAAHSGDGAEGFAVVADEVKSLAEEAQAEATDVQEIIDGVQTQTTATVEGMRETTEEVADAVETVEDAIDSLDRIAELAHETDEGMREISDATDQQAASTEETVAMVEQIETTSQETATGATDVAGAAREQSASLDDVSGRVDDLADQADALRELLETFELSTETVDGATETADAMDDVVVATDDVALDDPDEAGIRTDGEADARADGEAVDGADDTTDAALDAGDGDGATPPEVEADGGLTSDR
- a CDS encoding sodium:solute symporter family transporter encodes the protein MATFTLTVGVMVLTLASFLVVGVYYGRRNLDGVEDFLAARGSTGVSLGLATFIAYAAGSGLLFSPPESGARLGIAAVIGYGVAIATPFFLYLTVAPKIRERMPQGHTVVEYARARYGRPMYFLTLFVALFYMFILMTANLTGVALAIQAIAGVPLLVTLTLVGGVVMLYTVQGGLLSSIFTDLVQTLLLVPLLVGTAVVAVFQLGGPAELLTRMQATNPTAVSLTNPAGVRFAVYIVIALVGAEMLNQSLWQRAHAARDTRSLRLSLIGATVAVVPMTILAGLYGVIASGLGMDFASPSAALPTVVQATFGTGLQLVFVVLVLLVIASTLDNALSAIVSILAVDVVPLFDADRSGPELLRVARILTVVIAVVGVAIAATGPSVLFLLLRADLLASATVGPILIGLYTSRLGGTAAFTAAVLGIVAGVPWFLATNYLYSFAGALLVSNAVAVGWMLARPADFSFDELTDLESLE